A single Chanos chanos chromosome 8, fChaCha1.1, whole genome shotgun sequence DNA region contains:
- the cdk5r1a gene encoding cyclin-dependent kinase 5 activator 1a, protein MGTVLSLSPSYRKGALCEDGPATVGHYTAVENSKNAKDKSLKRQSIISVLPWKRIASVSAKRKGSKKLPSVDSRDEGSVGNLNIENLKKSQSCANISTLTQDPVVSILPVSKTSASVVSTVKRTTITTSTVQANNAGTPKRVIVQASTSELLRSLGEFLCRRCYRLKRLSPADPVLWLRSVDRSLLLQGWQDQGFITPANVVFLYMLCRDVISTEVNSERELQASLLTCLYLSYSYMGNEISYPLKPFLVEAEKEVFWDRCLEIINLMCTKMLQLNSDPHYFTQVFADLKNESQKEEENRLLINVD, encoded by the coding sequence ATGGGCACTGTCCTGTCACTCTCCCCAAGCTACCGCAAGGGTGCTCTCTGCGAAGATGGACCAGCCACCGTAGGCCACTACACAGCTGTGGAAAACAGCAAGAACGCAAAGGACAAGAGCCTAAAACGGCAATCAATCATTAGTGTCTTGCCATGGAAGCGTATTGCATCTGTCTCAGCCAAGAGAAAGGGCTCTAAAAAACTTCCCTCGGTAGACAGTCGAGATGAAGGCAGCGTGGGCAACCTCAACATTGAGAACTTGAAGAAATCGCAATCCTGTGCCAACATCTCCACCCTCACCCAGGACCCTGTTGTTAGCATTCTGCCTGTATCCAAGACCTCAGCCAGTGTGGTGTCAACTGTCAAGAGGACTACGATCACCACCTCCACAGTACAGGCCAACAATGCGGGCACCCCCAAGAGAGTGATTGTACAGGCGTCCACCAGTGAGCTACTGAGGAGCCTGGGTGAGTTCCTGTGCAGGCGCTGCTATCGGCTGAAGCGGCTGTCGCCAGCAGACCCGGTGCTGTGGCTGCGTAGTGTGGACCGTTCTCTCCTGCTCCAGGGCTGGCAGGACCAGGGGTTCATCACACCCGCCAATGTGGTCTTCCTCTACATGCTATGTCGTGATGTCATTTCAACTGAGGTAAACAGCGAGCGTGAGCTCCAGGCCTCTCTGCTCACTTGCCTTTACCTGTCCTATTCCTACATGGGCAATGAGATCTCTTACCCACTCAAGCCCTTCCTTGTGGAGGCTGAGAAGGAGGTTTTCTGGGATCGCTGCCTGGAGATCATAAACCTTATGTGCACCAAGATGCTGCAGCTCAACTCTGACCCACACTACTTCACACAAGTCTTTGCCGACCTGAAGAACGAGAGccagaaggaggaggagaaccgGCTGTTGATTAATGTGGATTGA